A part of Streptomyces sp. NBC_01451 genomic DNA contains:
- a CDS encoding BTAD domain-containing putative transcriptional regulator, with the protein MRYRRRTGAAATDGGPPPYDEPPHALLIRALRDTGRSADALTAYEKARRTLAPRTPHPGHGHPGRRHPVTGT; encoded by the coding sequence GTGCGGTACCGACGCCGTACCGGAGCCGCGGCGACTGACGGAGGCCCACCCCCGTACGACGAGCCGCCGCACGCCCTCCTCATCCGCGCCCTGCGCGACACGGGCCGCAGCGCGGACGCGCTGACCGCGTACGAGAAGGCCCGCCGGACCTTGGCACCCCGCACCCCGCACCCCGGGCACGGGCACCCCGGTCGCAGGCACCCGGTCACCGGCACATGA